The following DNA comes from Amycolatopsis solani.
GCCGACCGCCGCGTCAACTACGGCCGGATCGACCCGGAACTGTCGCGGGCGCTGTTCATCCGGCACGCGCTGGTCGAGGGCGATTGGCAGACGCGCCACCACTTCTTCGCCGAGAACCGGGCGCTGCTGGAAGAGGTCGAGGACCTCGAGAACCGGGCGCGGCGGCGCGACATCCTCGTCGACGACCAGACGCTGTACGAGTTCTACGACGAGCGGGTGCCGGCCGATGTCGTCTCGGTGCGGCACTTCGACAGCTGGTGGAAGAAGACCCGGCACGAGCAGCCGGACCTGCTGTCGTTCGAGAAGTCCATGCTCATCAACGAGACCGCGGGCGGCGTGCGCGAGTCGGACTACCCCGACTCGTGGACCCAAGGCACGCAGGTCTTCAAGCTGACCTACCAGTTCGAGCCGGGCGCGGATGCCGACGGCGTCACCGTGCACATCCCGCTGCCGGTGCTGAACCAGGTGACGCCGGACGGGTTCGACTGGCAGGTGCCCGGGCTGCGCGAAGAGCTGGTCACGCAGCTGATCAAGTCGCTGCCGAAGGCGCTGCGGCGCAACTTCGTCCCGGCGCCGGACACGGCGAAGTACGTCCTTTCGCGAGTGTCCCCTTCGGACGGTCCGCTGCTGGAGGTGCTGGGCCGCGAGCTGCGTGCGCTGCGCGGGATCACGGTGCCGTACGCGGACTGGGACCCGGCTTCGGTGCCCGAGCACCTCAAGATGACGTTCCGGGTGGTCGACGACGGCGGCCGGCGCGTCGCCGAAGGCAAGGACGTCGAAGCCCTGCAACGGAAACTGGCGCCGAAGGTCCGCGCGACGATCTCCAAGGCGGCCAACACCCTCGAGAAGGCCGGGCTGACGAAGCCGTCGTTCGGCTCGCTGCCGAAGGTGTTCGAGTCGACGCAGCGCGGCCACGACGTCAAGGCGTACCCGGCACTGGTCGACGAGGGCGCGTCGGTGGCGGTGCGCATGCTGGACACCCCGGGCCAGCAGGCCCACGCGATGTGGGCGGGCACCCGGCGGATGCTGCGGCTGAACCTGAACTCGCCGATGAAGTTCATCACGAGGTCGCTGACGAACTCGTCGAAGCTGGTGCTGAACCGGAACCCGCACGGCAGCGTCGCGGCCCTGCTCGAGGACTGCGTCGACTGCGCGGTCGACGCCCTGATGGCGGCAGGCGGCGGCCCGGTCTGGGACGAGACGGGGTTCAAGGTGCTGTTGGAGAAGGTCCGCGCGGGCCTGCACCCGGAGGTCCTCGGGGTGCTGACCGAAGTGGAGAAGATCCTCCGCGCGGCGAACGACGTCGAGGTCCAGCTGCCGGCCACCCGCGGTCCCGCGGAGTCGCTCGCCGACATCCGAGCGCAGCTCGCCGCGCTGGTCTACCCGGGTTTCGTGACGGAGACGGGCGCTTCGCGGCTGCGGAACGTCGTGCGGTACCTGCAGGGGATCTCCCGCCGGCTGGAGAAGCTGCCGACGGAGCCGACACGCGACCTGCAGCGCACCGCGGACATCGCGTGGATCCAGGCCGAGTACGCCGACGCGCTGGCTTCGCTCCCCCCGGGCACGTCGTCCCCGGCGTTGCGCGAGGTGCGGTGGATGATCGAGGAGCTGCGGGTGTCGTTCTTCGCGCAGACGCTGGGGACGGCTCATCCGGTGTCGCTGAAGCGGATCACGAAGGCGATCGACGACGCTTTGGCGTGACGCTCAGAGGAAGACGCGGGCGATGTCCAGCCACCGGCCGGCGTCCTCGCCGGTTGCAGTGAGGGCGGTTTCGGCGCGGGACCGGCGGTGGGTGACCCGGAGGCAGAAGTCGAGCGCCGTGCCTCGCACGCGTTGTGCGGCGGCTTCGGGACCCCACGTCCAGAGTTCGCCTTCGGGCCCGGTCAGCTCGACGCGGAACTCCTCGGCCGGCATCGGCGACTGCGCCGCGGAGAACGACAGCGGCCGTCCGGCCACGCCGAGAGCGGCGATGTGCCGGAGCCGCGGGGTCGGCCGGCGCGTGGCGCCCAGTGCGTCGAAGACGTCCTGGCCGTGCGCCCACGTTTCCATCAGCCGGAGCGGCACCATCAGGACGGCGGTCGCCTGGGAACCGAACCAGGGGAAGGCGTGGTCCAGCGGCACGTCGCCGAGCGCGGCCGCCAGCTCAGCCCGGCCGGTGCGCCAGCGTTCCAGCAAATCCGAGCGCGGTTCAGCGGCCCCCGCGGCGGCGTCGAGGTCGGCGTCCTTGGGCACGGCGTCGAACGCTTCCGGCGTCCGGATGGCGGTGAGCACGTTCGCGTCGGCCGCGGCGAGGTGCGCGATCTGGTGGGCGATCGTCCAGCCCGCGGCCGGGGTCGGCCGGGACCAGTCGGGTGCCGCGCTCACGAAGGCGTCGAGCTCGTCGCCTTCGGCGATCAGGCCGGGGAGGGCGCGTTCGCGCGGGACCGTGGAGAGGTCGAGCCCGTAGTCGATCACGATTCAGGCTACCGGAATCACTTCGCGTCGGCGTACGTCTCCACCGGGGCGATGTGCAGCGGGAACCGCACCGGGCAGGCCGGGCCGAACAGCATGCGGGCCGCCTCGGTCACGCTGTCCGTGATCGCCGTCGTCACCTCCTCCGCCAGCTTGTCCGGCGTGTGGACGATGACCTCGTCGTGCTGGAAGAACACCAGGTGCGCGGGGGCCGGGAGGCGCTGCCGCAGCGTGGCCAGCATGACCGCTGTCATGTCGGCCGCGCTGGCCTGGACCACGAAGTTGCGCGTGAAGCGGCCCCAGCCGCGCGACGCACGGCGGGCTTTCAGCTCCGCGGCCTCGTCCGAAGCCAGCCCGCCGGTCAGTGCGCGCCACG
Coding sequences within:
- a CDS encoding TIGR03084 family metal-binding protein, with amino-acid sequence MIDYGLDLSTVPRERALPGLIAEGDELDAFVSAAPDWSRPTPAAGWTIAHQIAHLAAADANVLTAIRTPEAFDAVPKDADLDAAAGAAEPRSDLLERWRTGRAELAAALGDVPLDHAFPWFGSQATAVLMVPLRLMETWAHGQDVFDALGATRRPTPRLRHIAALGVAGRPLSFSAAQSPMPAEEFRVELTGPEGELWTWGPEAAAQRVRGTALDFCLRVTHRRSRAETALTATGEDAGRWLDIARVFL